One stretch of Natronobacterium gregoryi SP2 DNA includes these proteins:
- a CDS encoding DUF7331 family protein, whose translation MDVPARRQDSDADEPEEPSAVVTSHETRPGNVVFTERDNTDGWIATDLTVEVDR comes from the coding sequence ATGGACGTACCCGCCCGCAGGCAGGATTCCGATGCCGACGAACCCGAGGAGCCCTCGGCAGTCGTGACCAGCCACGAAACTCGTCCCGGCAACGTCGTCTTTACCGAACGCGACAACACCGACGGCTGGATCGCGACTGATCTGACCGTCGAGGTCGACCGCTAG
- a CDS encoding YhjD/YihY/BrkB family envelope integrity protein produces MATGFRDAISFGKAVVAGIQEKNVPFMAASIAYQAFISLLPLLVLLFFFVTLVGDDAFAAQVTETTEGVLPESGQLLIEESLEDSPATAGSTALGVVVLVWGSLKIFRGLHTAFSEIYGTTDAGSFVGQLRDAFLVFGAIGGGLFAAAGTGILFAFLPDVPGFGLLQSLLLVVVLTAAFYPMYYYFPGVDVSKLEVVPGVVLAAVGWMVLQSLFRVYVSIATSSEAAGVVGAILLLLTWLYFGGLVLLAGAVVNATGTGYLEPGDETFETNETAIAEQSSDPDRLPFTDARQRERDHLAERVSTLERERDQLRNNLKAQRTRRYRLEDEVDDLERRTRSLETENERLRRELGKRRKPAWQRTVEAVLARIGDVRIGVVKRE; encoded by the coding sequence ATGGCAACCGGATTTCGGGACGCCATCTCGTTTGGCAAGGCCGTCGTCGCAGGCATCCAGGAGAAGAACGTCCCGTTTATGGCTGCAAGCATCGCCTACCAGGCGTTTATTTCGCTGCTGCCGTTGCTCGTGCTCTTGTTTTTCTTCGTGACGCTCGTCGGCGACGACGCCTTCGCGGCGCAGGTTACCGAGACGACCGAGGGTGTTCTCCCCGAGAGCGGACAGCTGTTGATCGAGGAATCCCTCGAAGACTCGCCGGCGACCGCTGGCTCGACAGCCCTCGGCGTCGTCGTCCTCGTATGGGGATCGCTGAAAATCTTCCGCGGCTTGCATACGGCGTTCTCGGAGATCTATGGAACGACAGATGCAGGCTCGTTCGTCGGCCAGCTACGGGACGCTTTCCTCGTGTTCGGAGCGATCGGCGGTGGGCTGTTCGCGGCTGCTGGCACCGGAATCCTCTTCGCGTTTCTCCCCGACGTTCCCGGCTTCGGTCTGTTACAGTCGCTCCTGCTGGTCGTGGTTCTCACGGCCGCGTTCTACCCGATGTACTACTACTTCCCGGGCGTCGACGTCTCCAAGCTGGAAGTCGTTCCCGGCGTCGTCCTCGCGGCAGTGGGCTGGATGGTCCTGCAGTCGCTGTTCCGGGTGTACGTCTCCATCGCCACCAGCTCCGAAGCCGCGGGCGTAGTCGGGGCTATTCTCCTGTTGCTGACCTGGCTTTACTTCGGCGGACTCGTCTTGCTCGCCGGTGCCGTCGTCAACGCAACCGGGACTGGCTATCTCGAGCCCGGCGACGAGACATTCGAGACGAACGAGACGGCTATCGCCGAGCAGAGTTCCGACCCTGACCGGCTCCCGTTTACCGACGCCCGACAGCGTGAACGCGATCACCTCGCCGAGCGTGTGTCGACCCTCGAACGCGAGCGCGATCAGTTACGCAACAACCTCAAAGCACAGCGAACGCGCCGCTATCGACTCGAGGACGAAGTCGACGACCTCGAGCGACGAACTCGAAGTCTCGAGACCGAGAACGAGCGATTGCGGCGCGAACTCGGGAAACGCCGGAAACCAGCGTGGCAGCGGACGGTGGAAGCAGTCCTCGCACGCATCGGTGACGTTCGAATCGGCGTCGTCAAACGCGAGTAA
- the dnaK gene encoding molecular chaperone DnaK has translation MASNKILGIDLGTTNSAFAVMEGGDPEIIANAEGERTTPSIVAFTDDDERLVGKPAKNQAVQNPEKTIQSIKRHMGEEDYTVEIEGEEYTPEEISAMILQKIKHDAEEYLGDEVEKAVITVPAYFSDRQRQATKDAGEIAGFEVERIVNEPTAASMAYGLDDESDQTVLVYDLGGGTFDVSILDLGGGVYEVVATNGDNDLGGDDWDQAIIDWLAETFEAEHGIDLREDRQALQRLKDAAEEAKIELSSRKETEINLPFITATDDGPIHLEESLTRAKFESLSEALIERTVDPTEQALEDAGYSKDDIDEVLLVGGSTRMPQVEEQVAELTGKEPQKNVNPDEAVALGAAIQGGVLGGEVDDIVLLDVTPLSLGIEVKGGLFERLIEKNTTIPTEESKIFTTAADNQTTVQVRVFQGEREIAEENELLGEFHLTGIPPAPAGTPQIEVTFSIDENGIVNVSAEDKGSGESEEITIEGGAGLSDDEIDRLQQEAEEHAEEDQKRRERIEARNTAEATIQRAEKLLEENDEQVDAELRESIEAAVEDLEATIDDDDADAEAIEAATEDLSTELQEIGKQVYQQAEGAAGAGGAAGGAAGGAAGAGPGGMGDMGGMGGGPNPGAGAAGADADDEEYVDADFEDVDFEEDDDE, from the coding sequence ATGGCGAGCAACAAGATTCTCGGAATCGACCTCGGAACGACGAACAGTGCCTTCGCAGTGATGGAAGGCGGCGATCCGGAGATCATCGCCAACGCCGAGGGTGAACGGACGACGCCCTCGATAGTCGCCTTCACCGACGACGACGAGCGACTCGTCGGGAAGCCCGCGAAGAACCAGGCCGTCCAGAACCCCGAGAAGACGATTCAGTCCATCAAGCGTCACATGGGGGAAGAGGACTACACCGTCGAGATCGAGGGCGAGGAGTACACGCCCGAAGAGATTTCGGCGATGATCCTCCAGAAGATCAAACACGACGCCGAAGAGTACCTCGGCGACGAGGTCGAGAAGGCCGTCATCACGGTCCCTGCGTACTTCTCGGACCGACAGCGCCAGGCGACCAAAGACGCCGGCGAGATCGCCGGCTTCGAGGTCGAGCGCATCGTCAACGAGCCGACCGCCGCGTCGATGGCCTACGGCCTCGACGACGAATCCGACCAGACCGTCCTCGTCTACGACCTCGGGGGCGGCACCTTCGACGTCTCTATTCTCGATCTCGGCGGCGGCGTCTACGAGGTCGTCGCCACCAACGGTGACAACGACCTCGGTGGCGACGACTGGGACCAGGCGATCATCGACTGGCTCGCCGAGACCTTCGAGGCCGAACACGGAATCGACCTCCGCGAGGATCGACAGGCCCTGCAGCGTCTGAAAGACGCCGCCGAGGAAGCCAAGATCGAACTCTCCTCGCGCAAGGAAACCGAGATCAACCTCCCCTTTATCACCGCAACCGACGACGGCCCGATCCACTTAGAGGAGTCGCTCACTCGCGCGAAGTTCGAGTCGCTGAGCGAGGCCCTCATTGAGCGCACCGTCGACCCGACCGAGCAGGCACTCGAGGACGCCGGGTACTCGAAAGACGACATCGACGAAGTGCTGCTCGTCGGTGGCTCCACGCGGATGCCACAGGTCGAAGAACAGGTCGCGGAACTCACCGGAAAGGAACCACAGAAAAACGTCAATCCCGACGAGGCCGTCGCACTTGGCGCGGCGATCCAGGGTGGTGTCCTCGGCGGCGAAGTCGACGATATCGTCTTGCTCGACGTGACGCCTCTCTCGCTGGGCATCGAGGTCAAGGGCGGTCTCTTCGAGCGTCTGATCGAGAAGAACACGACGATCCCGACCGAGGAGTCGAAGATCTTCACCACCGCGGCGGACAACCAGACGACCGTCCAGGTACGGGTCTTCCAGGGTGAACGCGAGATCGCCGAGGAAAACGAACTGCTCGGTGAGTTCCACTTGACCGGCATCCCGCCGGCACCAGCCGGAACACCCCAGATCGAGGTCACGTTCTCGATCGACGAGAACGGGATCGTCAACGTCTCCGCCGAGGACAAAGGCTCCGGCGAGAGCGAAGAGATCACCATCGAAGGTGGTGCCGGTCTCTCCGACGACGAGATCGACCGCCTGCAGCAAGAAGCCGAAGAACACGCCGAAGAGGACCAGAAACGCCGCGAGCGAATCGAGGCCCGCAACACGGCCGAGGCGACGATCCAGCGCGCCGAGAAACTCCTCGAGGAGAACGACGAACAGGTCGACGCCGAACTCCGCGAATCGATCGAGGCGGCAGTCGAAGACCTCGAGGCGACGATCGACGACGACGATGCCGACGCCGAGGCGATCGAGGCGGCGACCGAAGACCTGAGCACGGAACTGCAGGAGATCGGGAAGCAAGTCTACCAGCAGGCCGAGGGCGCAGCGGGTGCCGGCGGCGCTGCTGGCGGCGCAGCCGGCGGCGCT
- a CDS encoding metal ABC transporter permease, with amino-acid sequence MTGSKDHDHDHDDESSDTHETAAVDGGTAAYGGPTIRSRPSHLRRNIELIGVALVGVLAAAMIGFIALDWLRRYPGADAFGPLEAVYSATGIDPAAGYLFDQFLIAGEWIDHFLGTEVFQYAFMWRNIATGVLVGVVAPLVGTYLVHRQMALIGETLAHTAFAGVAVGLLFVAVTGWQGSLLYVALVVSVIGALGVQWLTERTNSFGDVPIAIMLTGSFAVGTLLISWGRGFMSIGVDIEEFLFGSLSVVSASGSRLMAALTVGVVAIVAVTYKQLLFITFDEQAARVARLNVSAYNTLLVVMTAVVVVGAMQVLGVILVAGMLVIPVAAASQIAHSFRETLFLSILFGQLSILGGYTFALTQSLPSGGSIIVVAIGIYLAAIAVSDRSGAAISLH; translated from the coding sequence ATGACGGGAAGCAAAGATCACGACCACGACCACGACGACGAGAGCAGCGATACGCACGAAACCGCTGCAGTCGACGGCGGCACTGCCGCCTACGGTGGGCCGACGATCCGCTCGAGGCCGTCACATCTCCGCCGAAATATCGAACTCATCGGGGTCGCACTCGTCGGCGTCCTTGCAGCCGCGATGATCGGCTTCATCGCCCTCGATTGGCTCCGACGGTACCCGGGTGCGGACGCGTTCGGTCCGCTCGAGGCAGTTTACTCGGCGACCGGAATCGATCCCGCGGCTGGCTACCTGTTCGACCAGTTTCTGATCGCGGGAGAGTGGATCGACCACTTCCTGGGAACGGAAGTCTTCCAGTACGCGTTCATGTGGCGCAACATCGCGACCGGCGTCCTCGTCGGCGTCGTCGCGCCGCTCGTGGGAACGTATCTCGTCCACCGACAGATGGCGTTGATCGGCGAAACCCTGGCCCACACCGCGTTCGCGGGCGTCGCGGTCGGCCTGCTGTTCGTCGCCGTCACCGGTTGGCAGGGATCGTTGCTGTACGTCGCACTCGTCGTCAGCGTAATCGGGGCGCTTGGCGTCCAGTGGCTGACCGAACGGACGAACTCCTTTGGCGACGTACCGATCGCGATCATGCTCACCGGCAGCTTTGCGGTCGGAACGTTGCTGATCAGTTGGGGACGCGGATTCATGTCCATTGGCGTCGACATCGAGGAGTTTCTCTTCGGGAGCCTCTCGGTCGTCTCGGCGAGCGGTTCGCGACTGATGGCAGCCCTAACCGTCGGAGTCGTCGCCATCGTCGCCGTCACGTACAAACAGTTGCTGTTCATCACCTTCGACGAACAGGCCGCCCGCGTCGCCCGACTCAACGTCTCGGCATACAACACGCTGCTCGTGGTGATGACGGCAGTCGTCGTCGTCGGCGCGATGCAGGTGCTCGGCGTCATCCTCGTCGCCGGCATGCTCGTGATCCCCGTCGCGGCGGCCTCACAGATCGCCCACAGCTTTCGGGAGACGCTGTTCCTCTCGATCCTCTTCGGACAGCTGTCTATCCTCGGTGGGTACACGTTCGCGCTGACACAGAGCCTTCCGTCCGGTGGCTCGATCATCGTCGTCGCTATCGGAATCTACCTGGCAGCGATCGCCGTCTCCGATCGCTCCGGAGCGGCAATCTCGCTCCACTGA
- the purM gene encoding phosphoribosylformylglycinamidine cyclo-ligase, which produces MTDPADDGTEDRLTYADTGVDIEASENATAALLEAFGSDLTTEYAGLIDIGDRYLALATDGVGTKLLVAEAIEEFSTIGIDCIAMNVNDLVAAGVEPVGFVDYLAIDDPDETITNEIGEGLAVGLEEADLTMLGGETAVMPDVVQGFDLAGTCAGLAAKDELLEGEAAVGDTLVGFPSNGIHSNGLTLAREAVTRDHEYTDPFPYDDERTIGEELLRPTRIYTDLLESMHDHGVRAAAHVTGGGWTNLLRMGKYEYAIDDPCPAQSVFKFVQEEGNVTDEEMHRTFNMGTGFVVAVPEERADDLVAETDGRIIGHVEDGRSVEIRGLSLS; this is translated from the coding sequence ATGACCGATCCAGCTGACGACGGGACGGAGGACCGACTCACCTACGCCGACACCGGCGTCGACATCGAGGCCAGCGAGAACGCCACCGCAGCGCTGCTCGAGGCCTTCGGGAGCGACCTCACGACAGAGTACGCAGGGCTGATCGACATCGGCGATCGCTACCTGGCACTCGCAACCGACGGTGTCGGCACGAAACTGCTCGTCGCCGAGGCCATCGAGGAGTTCTCGACGATCGGCATCGACTGCATTGCGATGAACGTCAACGACCTCGTCGCCGCGGGCGTCGAACCCGTCGGCTTCGTCGACTACCTCGCGATCGACGACCCCGACGAGACCATCACCAACGAGATCGGCGAGGGTCTCGCGGTCGGTCTGGAGGAAGCCGACCTGACGATGCTCGGCGGCGAGACCGCGGTGATGCCCGATGTCGTGCAGGGCTTCGACCTCGCGGGAACCTGTGCTGGTCTGGCAGCGAAAGACGAACTTCTCGAGGGCGAGGCCGCCGTTGGGGACACGCTGGTCGGGTTCCCATCGAATGGCATCCACTCGAACGGGCTCACCCTAGCACGCGAGGCCGTCACCCGCGATCACGAGTACACCGATCCGTTCCCGTACGACGACGAGCGCACGATCGGCGAAGAGCTGTTGCGTCCGACCCGAATCTACACGGACCTGCTCGAGTCGATGCACGACCACGGCGTCCGTGCGGCGGCTCACGTCACTGGCGGCGGGTGGACGAACCTCCTGCGGATGGGTAAGTACGAGTACGCGATCGACGATCCGTGCCCGGCCCAGTCGGTCTTCAAGTTCGTTCAGGAAGAGGGCAACGTGACCGACGAGGAGATGCACCGAACGTTCAACATGGGCACCGGTTTCGTCGTCGCCGTCCCCGAGGAACGAGCCGACGACCTCGTGGCCGAGACCGACGGCCGGATCATCGGTCACGTCGAGGACGGGCGTTCGGTGGAGATCCGCGGTCTTTCGCTGTCCTGA
- a CDS encoding metal ABC transporter substrate-binding protein, protein MKLSRRSLLCASTGALALGTVAGCLSEPGEDGSPGETEGYAAFFTLWDWTEEIVGDEIEITNPVDVGEMGHGWEPPADLQRNVAGSDVFVYLDTPEFSWAQDIADEIADEDVDTVLIDAMGGLENQLLPMNEETEADREPADAEFDPETVSIGDFAVYDGQTGDETADWHIDHWHGELPAIPVDGSAAVEGIFEDDEGRVLPVGTDEQFQFDARIVDGANEDVLEIASEGDEVIFHGEETGRTRVVFELVADGEVVWDTSADNVTAEVVEELGDDAAPDFYDPHVWADPVLAQRMVETIADGLGEADPDNAELYAANAADYVERLEDVHDQFEQLAADAERDVAVLAGHDAFQYLEKRYDFEIHTPVGISPDAAETESDISESISVVEELDIDTILYDPFETPDPDEDIPQMVELLLENTDADEYAPVTPAEGTTAEWNERGWGWIEQMEEVTIPSLRQALGAE, encoded by the coding sequence ATGAAACTATCACGCCGTTCGCTGCTCTGCGCGAGCACCGGTGCACTCGCGCTGGGGACGGTCGCCGGCTGTCTGAGCGAGCCCGGCGAGGATGGAAGCCCCGGCGAGACAGAGGGGTACGCTGCGTTTTTCACCCTCTGGGACTGGACGGAAGAGATCGTCGGCGACGAGATAGAGATCACGAACCCGGTCGACGTCGGCGAGATGGGACACGGCTGGGAGCCGCCGGCCGACCTCCAGCGCAATGTCGCCGGGTCGGATGTCTTCGTCTACCTCGACACGCCCGAGTTCTCCTGGGCCCAGGACATCGCGGACGAGATTGCAGACGAAGATGTCGATACGGTGCTAATCGACGCGATGGGCGGTCTCGAGAACCAGCTACTGCCGATGAACGAGGAGACGGAGGCCGACAGGGAGCCTGCCGACGCCGAGTTCGATCCCGAGACGGTCTCGATCGGCGACTTCGCCGTCTACGACGGACAGACGGGGGACGAGACTGCAGACTGGCATATCGACCACTGGCACGGAGAACTGCCGGCGATCCCCGTCGACGGCTCCGCCGCCGTCGAGGGCATCTTCGAGGACGACGAGGGGCGGGTTCTCCCGGTCGGAACAGACGAACAGTTCCAGTTCGACGCCCGGATCGTCGACGGCGCGAACGAGGATGTCCTCGAAATCGCGTCGGAGGGCGACGAGGTGATCTTCCACGGCGAAGAAACCGGTCGGACCAGGGTCGTCTTCGAACTCGTCGCCGACGGTGAGGTCGTCTGGGACACGAGCGCCGACAACGTGACCGCCGAAGTCGTCGAGGAACTCGGAGACGATGCCGCACCGGATTTCTACGATCCCCACGTTTGGGCCGATCCCGTCCTGGCCCAGCGGATGGTCGAGACGATCGCCGACGGACTCGGCGAGGCGGACCCGGACAACGCTGAACTGTACGCAGCCAACGCTGCAGACTACGTCGAGCGACTCGAGGACGTTCACGACCAGTTCGAACAGCTCGCGGCGGACGCCGAGCGCGACGTAGCGGTCCTCGCGGGCCACGACGCGTTCCAGTACCTCGAGAAGCGCTACGACTTCGAGATCCACACGCCGGTCGGGATCTCGCCCGACGCCGCCGAGACCGAGTCGGACATCTCTGAGTCGATCTCGGTCGTCGAGGAGCTCGACATCGATACGATTCTCTACGATCCCTTCGAGACACCGGACCCAGACGAGGACATCCCACAGATGGTCGAATTGCTACTGGAAAACACAGACGCCGACGAGTACGCACCGGTCACCCCCGCCGAGGGGACCACAGCCGAGTGGAACGAACGGGGCTGGGGCTGGATCGAACAGATGGAAGAGGTTACGATCCCCTCGCTCCGGCAGGCCCTGGGCGCGGAGTAA
- the acs gene encoding acetate--CoA ligase alpha subunit codes for MGRLAELFRPESVAVIGATDREGAVGRAILENLQADYTGEIVPVNPKRDEVLGLECYPGVESAPSVDLAVVVVPPPIVLESVRELGKAGTKNVVVVTAGFSETGGEGAERERELREIADEYDLNVVGPNSLGIMSTAVGMNATFGPENAREGSISFMSQSGAFITAVLDWANEQKIGFRDVVSVGNKSVLDETDFVDEWGDDPDTDVVIGYLEDIDDGQAFIETAREVTDETPIVLVKSGRTDAGAQAASSHTGAIAGSERAYEAGLEQAGVIRAESVQELFDSARALSGLPDPKSDGVAIVTNAGGPGVLTTDAVGDSTLEMADFTDVTIDRLTEAMPDEANVYNPIDAIGDADVDRFAEALEIALDDPNVGSAVVVSAPTAVLPYDELSEVVIEKRDTYDKPVVTCLMGGERARAAEDVLRDVGIPNYFDPSRAVQGLDALARYRDVRQRATDDPTAFDVDRERAREILERTKDRDDNRLGVESMDLLEAYGIPIPEGEIVDDPDRAREVAQSIEGDVVMKIVSPDISHKSDIGGVKVGVADDDVYDAYEEIVTRARNYQPDATIVGIQVQEMVDLESSTETIVGMNRDPQFGPLLLFGLGGIFVEILEDTSVRVAPIGEGDAREMIDEIQAAPLLRGARGREPADVDEVVETIQRLSQLVTDFPSILELDVNPLVAGPDGVQAIDLRLTVDTEKL; via the coding sequence ATGGGACGGTTAGCCGAGCTATTCAGACCCGAGTCAGTCGCCGTGATCGGCGCGACCGACCGCGAGGGAGCGGTCGGCCGGGCGATCCTCGAGAACCTGCAGGCCGATTACACAGGCGAGATCGTTCCGGTCAACCCGAAACGGGACGAGGTGCTCGGGCTCGAGTGTTACCCCGGCGTCGAGAGTGCACCGTCTGTCGATCTAGCGGTCGTCGTCGTCCCCCCACCGATCGTCCTCGAGTCGGTCCGGGAACTCGGGAAAGCTGGAACGAAGAACGTGGTCGTCGTCACTGCGGGCTTCTCCGAGACCGGCGGCGAGGGTGCCGAGCGAGAGCGAGAACTCCGGGAGATAGCCGACGAGTACGACCTCAACGTCGTCGGCCCCAACAGCCTGGGGATCATGTCGACCGCAGTCGGTATGAACGCCACGTTCGGCCCCGAGAACGCCCGCGAGGGCTCGATTTCTTTCATGAGTCAGTCGGGCGCGTTCATCACCGCCGTGTTAGACTGGGCCAACGAACAGAAGATCGGCTTTCGCGACGTCGTCTCGGTCGGCAACAAGTCCGTCCTCGACGAGACCGACTTCGTCGACGAGTGGGGCGACGACCCCGACACCGACGTCGTCATCGGCTACCTCGAGGACATCGACGACGGACAGGCGTTCATCGAGACGGCCCGTGAGGTGACCGACGAGACGCCGATCGTACTAGTCAAGTCCGGACGAACCGACGCCGGCGCACAGGCCGCTTCCTCCCATACAGGTGCGATCGCCGGCAGCGAACGCGCCTACGAGGCCGGCCTCGAGCAGGCGGGCGTGATCCGGGCCGAGTCCGTCCAAGAACTGTTCGACTCCGCGCGTGCCCTCTCGGGACTGCCCGACCCCAAATCGGACGGCGTCGCCATCGTCACCAACGCCGGCGGTCCGGGCGTGCTAACCACCGACGCAGTCGGCGACTCGACACTCGAGATGGCCGACTTCACCGACGTGACGATCGATCGACTCACCGAGGCGATGCCGGACGAAGCCAACGTCTATAACCCGATCGACGCGATCGGCGACGCCGACGTCGACCGGTTCGCCGAGGCCCTCGAGATCGCACTGGACGACCCCAACGTCGGCAGTGCGGTCGTCGTCAGCGCACCGACGGCAGTGTTGCCCTACGACGAACTCTCCGAGGTCGTCATCGAGAAACGCGATACGTACGACAAACCGGTCGTCACCTGTCTCATGGGTGGAGAACGTGCTCGTGCAGCCGAAGATGTCCTGCGAGATGTCGGTATTCCAAACTACTTCGATCCCTCGCGGGCGGTCCAGGGACTCGACGCGCTCGCTCGCTATCGCGACGTCCGTCAGCGAGCGACCGACGACCCAACCGCGTTCGACGTCGACCGCGAGCGCGCTCGCGAGATCTTAGAGCGGACGAAAGACCGCGACGACAACCGGCTGGGCGTCGAGTCGATGGACTTGCTCGAAGCCTACGGCATCCCGATCCCGGAGGGCGAAATCGTCGACGACCCCGATCGAGCACGGGAAGTCGCCCAGTCGATCGAGGGCGACGTCGTAATGAAGATCGTCAGCCCCGACATCTCCCACAAGTCCGACATCGGCGGCGTCAAGGTCGGCGTCGCCGACGACGATGTCTACGACGCCTACGAGGAGATCGTCACTCGGGCGCGCAACTACCAGCCCGACGCGACGATCGTCGGCATCCAGGTCCAAGAGATGGTCGACCTCGAGTCCTCGACCGAAACGATCGTCGGGATGAATCGCGATCCGCAGTTCGGACCGCTGTTGCTCTTTGGGCTCGGCGGCATCTTCGTCGAGATCCTCGAGGACACGTCGGTTCGTGTCGCCCCGATCGGCGAGGGCGACGCCCGCGAGATGATCGACGAGATCCAGGCGGCACCGCTGTTACGCGGCGCTCGCGGCCGGGAGCCAGCCGACGTCGACGAGGTCGTCGAGACGATCCAGCGACTCTCACAACTGGTGACCGACTTCCCGTCGATCCTCGAACTCGACGTGAACCCGCTCGTCGCGGGACCAGACGGCGTACAGGCGATCGATCTTCGACTCACCGTTGACACGGAGAAACTATGA
- the dpsA gene encoding DNA starvation/stationary phase protection protein DpsA, whose translation MSKQQTVRQSADTVEDNDLRLDQEKAEQIVDALNTELANSYVLYHQLKKHHWVVEGAEFLPLHEFLEEAYEHVEEGADVVAERAQALGGVPVSGPTNQEQRATVEFEGEDVYDVRTMLENDLEMYGDIIESMRGSIELADNLGDYATAELLREILVELEEDAHHFEHYLEDDTLVLEEATK comes from the coding sequence ATGAGTAAACAGCAGACCGTCCGCCAGTCAGCAGACACTGTCGAGGACAACGACCTTCGTCTCGACCAAGAGAAAGCCGAACAGATCGTCGACGCGCTGAACACGGAACTGGCGAACTCGTACGTGCTGTACCACCAGCTCAAGAAACACCACTGGGTAGTCGAGGGTGCCGAGTTCCTGCCGCTGCACGAGTTCCTCGAGGAGGCCTACGAGCACGTCGAAGAGGGTGCAGACGTCGTTGCCGAACGCGCCCAGGCGCTCGGCGGCGTCCCCGTTTCCGGCCCGACGAACCAAGAGCAGCGCGCGACCGTCGAGTTCGAGGGCGAGGACGTCTACGACGTTCGAACGATGCTCGAAAACGACCTCGAGATGTACGGCGACATCATCGAGTCGATGCGTGGGAGCATCGAACTCGCGGACAACCTCGGTGACTACGCTACGGCCGAACTCCTCCGCGAGATCCTCGTCGAACTCGAGGAAGACGCCCACCACTTCGAACACTACCTCGAGGACGACACGCTGGTGCTCGAGGAAGCGACGAAGTAA
- a CDS encoding metal ABC transporter ATP-binding protein, with protein MTSVVDVRNVSFAYGDSLALEEVTLTVENGDFLGLIGPNGSGKTTLLHVMLGLLSPDSGSVRLFDQPIEEFEAGERIGYVSQKATDRGGTMPVTVRECVLMGRFAHVGHGRLNDEDHETVADALETVGIADLADQQMNQLSGGQRQRAYIARALASEADLLALDEPTVGVDAESRDEFYRLLDSLNRSGITIILIEHDIGVVTDRANRIACINTELYHHGDTESFVESEALSEAYGKTGEIVHHHH; from the coding sequence GTGACATCGGTCGTCGACGTTCGAAACGTCTCGTTTGCCTACGGAGACTCGCTGGCCCTCGAGGAGGTGACTCTCACCGTCGAGAACGGTGATTTTCTCGGACTCATCGGGCCGAACGGCTCCGGGAAGACGACGCTGTTGCACGTCATGCTCGGACTGCTCTCTCCCGACAGCGGCTCCGTCCGGCTGTTCGACCAGCCGATCGAGGAGTTCGAGGCCGGCGAACGGATCGGGTACGTCTCACAGAAGGCGACCGACCGCGGTGGGACGATGCCCGTCACCGTCCGCGAGTGCGTCCTGATGGGGCGGTTCGCCCACGTCGGACACGGCCGGCTGAACGACGAAGACCACGAGACCGTGGCTGACGCACTCGAGACGGTCGGCATCGCCGACCTCGCTGACCAGCAGATGAACCAGCTCTCTGGCGGCCAGCGCCAGCGCGCTTACATCGCGCGTGCACTCGCCTCCGAGGCCGACCTGCTCGCGCTGGACGAACCGACCGTCGGCGTCGACGCCGAGTCCCGCGACGAATTCTACCGGTTGCTCGACTCGCTGAATCGGTCGGGGATCACGATCATCCTGATCGAACACGACATCGGCGTCGTCACCGATCGGGCCAACCGGATCGCGTGTATCAACACGGAACTGTACCACCACGGCGACACGGAGTCGTTCGTCGAGAGCGAGGCCCTGAGCGAAGCCTACGGAAAGACTGGCGAGATCGTCCACCACCACCACTGA